The Sphingomonas sanguinis nucleotide sequence CGCCGCGCTGGTGATGTGACGCCGCGTATGCTGACCAACCAGCTGCGCGAACTGGAGGCCGACGGCTTGATCGAGCGCGAGGTCTTCGCCCAGGTGCCGCCGCGTGTCGAATACAGCCTGTCCGATCGTGGTCGATCCCTGTCGCCGATCATCGCGGCGCTGAAGGCTTGGGGCGACGCAAATATGGATCTTTTCGCCTTGCGGTGAAGTCCCGCCCGGCGACAGCAAGGCTATCTTGGATCTGCCTCCAGTTGCCGGATGATACCATTCAGCGCTGCCGTGCAGCCCTGGGCGCGTCCAATGTCGTGATCGGTTCCGGCGGAGTTCCAGAACATGTCGAGCGGCCAGCGCTCCGGGCAATGCGCGATCAGGCAGCGCAGCGCGAGCCGCACCTCGATGGTGTCGACCTTTCCCTTGCCCGACCGCGCGGCGGCTCCGCGCAGGATGTGAAGCGACAAGTCTATGATGATCCGCTGATGGCGCGACATGGCCGATCAATGAAAGTCGCGCGACTTGATCCGCACCACCTGTTCGGGGTCTTGGCCATTGGCGTGCGGTGGCCAGTAGCTGTCGCGCGGGCCCGGTCGCCAGCCGGCATCGCCCCGGTCGGGCGACCCGGCATGGCGCGCACCGTCTCCCCGGCCGGTCGCATGGGGGAAGTCCATCTGTCCGACCTGGGCGAGCAGCCCGCCATGGTCGATGATTCGGTCGCAGATGACATGGATCACCAGTCCTTCCCGCTGCACCCGGCCCTTCATCCCAATCATCGCCGCCGACATGACGGTGCGGCGCTGCGCCTCGAACCGGTCGGGCCAGAGGATGCCATTGGCGATGCCGGTCTCGTCCTCGATCGTGATGAACAGCACGCCCTTGGCGCTGCCGGGCTTCTGACGGACGAGGATGATCCCGGCGACCTCGACGTGGCGGCCGTCCTTGATGTGGGCGAGGTCGGCGCAGCGGACGATGCCGCGGCGGGTGAGATCCTGCCGCAGGAAGGCTAGGGGGTGGGCGCGCAGCGACAATTGCAGCGCGCGGTAATCCTCCACTACCTCTCGGCCCTCGGTCAGCGGGCGGAGCGAGACGTCCGGCTCCAGCCCCTCCGGGCTGAACGAGGCTTCGCGCGCATCGGCGGCGGCGAACAGGGGGAGGGGGGCCTCGCCCAAGCCCTTCACCTTCCATAACCCCTGACGGCGATCCTCGCCCAGCGCATGGAAGGCATCCGCTTCGGCCAGTCGCTCGATCGCGGCGCGTGGGACGCCCGCACGCCGCCAGACCTCTTCCACCGAATGGAAAGGCGCGTCCCCGCGCGCCGCGACGATCGCCGCGCCATGCGCATTGGCGAGCCCGCGTACCTGGCGCAGGCCGAGCCGCACCGCGAGGTAGCGGCCGCGTGTCGGCTCCAGCGTGCAGTCCCAGCGGCTGGCGTTTATGCAGGCCGGCCGCACCTCGACGCCGTGTTCGCGCGCGTCGCGGACGACCTGTGCCGGTGCGTAAAAGCCCATCGGCTGGGCGTTGAGCAGCGCCGCGCAGAAGACGTCGGGATGATGATGCTTCATCCAGCAGCTGGCATAGGCGATCTTGGCGAAGCTGGCGGCGTGGCTCTCGGGAAAACCGTAGGAGCCGAAGCCCTCGATCTGCTTGAAGGTCCGCTCGGCGAAGTCGCGGGGGTAGCCGCGCGACACCATCCCCTCGACCAGCTTGTCGTAGAAATGGCTGACGCCGCCGGTGAACTTGAAGGTCGCCATGGCGCGGCGGAGCTGGTCGGCCTCGACCGCGGTGAAGCCCGCGCCGACGATCGCGACTTTCATCGCCTGCTCCTGAAACAGGGGCACCCCCAACGTCTTCTCCAGCACGGCGCGCAGTTCGGGACGCGGATAGTCGGGCTTCTCGCGTCCCTCGCGGCGACGGAGGTACGGGTGAACCATGTCGCCCTGGATCGGTCCCGGCCGCACGATCGCCACCTCGATGACAAGGTCGTAGAAACGCGCCGGCTTCATGCGCGGCAGCATGCTCATCTGCGCGCGGGACTCGATCTGGAAGGTGCCGAGTGTGTCGGCCTTCTGGATCATCGCATAGACGTCCGGGTCGTCGTCCTGCAGGTCGGCCATGCCGACCGCCACGCCCTTGGCCTCCTTCAACAAATTGAAAGCGCGGTTCATGCATCCAAGCATGCCGAGGCCGAGCACGTCGACCTTCATGAACTTCAGCGCGTCGATATCGTCTTTGTCCCATTCGATCACCTGCCGGTCGACCATCGCGGCCGGCTCGATGGGGACGAGATCGTCGAGCCGATCATGGGTGAGAACGAAGCCGCCGGGATGCTGCGACAAATGCCGTGGGACGCCGATCAACTGGCGCGACAATTCGAGCGCGAGGCGCAGCCGCCGGTCATCCATGTTGAGGCCGAGCTGCGTGACCTGCTTCTCGCCGACGCCCTCCTGGCTCCAGCCCCAGACGAGGCCGGCAAGCGCCTTGGTCAAGTCCTCGGGCAGGCCGAGCGCCTTGCCGACCTCGCGCACCGCGCCGCGGGCGCGATAGCGGGTGACGACGGCGGTGAGCGCGGCATGGTTGCGGCCATAGGTGTCATAGATCCACTGGATGATCTCCTCGCGCCGCTCATGCTCGAAGTCGACGTCGATATCGGGCGGCTCGCGGCGTTCACCCGAGACGAAGCGCTCGAAGAGTAGTTCGTGCTTGATGGGGTCGATGCTGGTGATGCCCAGCACGAAACAGACGCAGCTGTTCGCCGCCGAGCCGCGGCCCTGGCAGAGGATGCCGCGGCGTCGGCTCTCCGCGACGATACTGTTCACGGTCAGGAAGTACGGTGCATAGCCAAGTTCGCCGATCAGCTTGAGCTCGTGCCCGATCTGGTCGCGATAGGCTTGCGGCAGGCCATCGGGGAACATCCGCGCCGCCGCCGTCTCGGTCAGCTGTTCGAGTGCCCCCTGCGCAGTCAGCCCCTCGACCACCCGCTCGTGCGGATATTGGTAGCTCAATTCGCCAAGGTCGAAGGTGCAGGCGCGCGCGATCGCGGCGGTGGCGGCGATCGCATCGGGGAAGGCGGCGAAGCGCCGCTCCATCTCGGCCGGGGATTTGAGGTGCCGGTCGGCATGGCGCTCGCGCCGATAGCCGAGCGTGTCGACCGTGCACTTCTCGCGGATCGCGGTGACGACGTCCTGCAACAGCCGCGCCTCGGGAGCATGATAGAGGATGTCGCCGAGCGCCACCGCGCGGACACCTGCCTCCCCGGCCAGCGCGGCAAGGTCGTGCAGGCGTAGCGCATCATCGGGTCGGCGGCGGAAGGCGAGACCGCAATAGCCGCGCGTGCCGAAGGTCGTGCGCAGCGCGGCGAGATGCGCCGCGGTCATCGCACCCGCATCGTCCGGGAGCAGGATGGCGATCAGCCCCTCGCTCCACGCCACGACGTCCGACCAGCATAGCGTACAGCCCCCCTTACCGGCACGCGATTTGCCGAGCGTCAGCAGCCGGGTCAGCCGTGACCAGGCGCGCTTGTCGGTCGGGTAGAGCAGCACCGCGCGGCCGTCATCGAGATCGACCCGCGCGCCGGCGATCATCCGCACGGCCGTGGCCTTCTGTGCCTCCCAGGCGCGCACCAGTCCGGCGACGCTGCCGCGGTCGACGATGCCGAGCGCGCTATGGCCCTGCAGCGCGGCGGCGGCGAAGAATTCGTCGGGGCTGGAGGCACCGCGCAGGAACGAGAAATGGCTCGTCACCTGAAGCTCGACATAGCTGGTCGTCTCGGCAGCCATCAGCCGAACAGCCCGTGGAGATACCAGCTCAGATCGCCGGTCGCGGCATCGATGCCGTCGCCGCGGCGGAACAGCCAGAAGCGCGCGCCGGTGTCGTCCTCGACCCGAAAATAGTCGCGCACCGCCCAGACCTCGCCGTCGCGCCGCCACCATTCGCCATGGATGCGCTCCGGACCATCTCCGGCCACCACCGCATGGACCTGCCCGCGCCAGGTGAAGCGGCGCGGCGGTGCGTCGGGGAGGAGGGCGAGCACGCCGGTCAGCGGCTCGGGCCGGCTGAGCAGCCGTACCGGCCGGCGCCAGGCCGGCCAGCCAGTCGGCGCGGCGAGCGGCGGCGCGCGGCGTACCGCGCGTTCGGGCACGTCGCTCTCGACTGGCGCGGCGGTGAACAGCGCCGCCTCGCCCACCCGGCCGGCGATCTGGTCGACA carries:
- a CDS encoding error-prone DNA polymerase, encoding MAAETTSYVELQVTSHFSFLRGASSPDEFFAAAALQGHSALGIVDRGSVAGLVRAWEAQKATAVRMIAGARVDLDDGRAVLLYPTDKRAWSRLTRLLTLGKSRAGKGGCTLCWSDVVAWSEGLIAILLPDDAGAMTAAHLAALRTTFGTRGYCGLAFRRRPDDALRLHDLAALAGEAGVRAVALGDILYHAPEARLLQDVVTAIREKCTVDTLGYRRERHADRHLKSPAEMERRFAAFPDAIAATAAIARACTFDLGELSYQYPHERVVEGLTAQGALEQLTETAAARMFPDGLPQAYRDQIGHELKLIGELGYAPYFLTVNSIVAESRRRGILCQGRGSAANSCVCFVLGITSIDPIKHELLFERFVSGERREPPDIDVDFEHERREEIIQWIYDTYGRNHAALTAVVTRYRARGAVREVGKALGLPEDLTKALAGLVWGWSQEGVGEKQVTQLGLNMDDRRLRLALELSRQLIGVPRHLSQHPGGFVLTHDRLDDLVPIEPAAMVDRQVIEWDKDDIDALKFMKVDVLGLGMLGCMNRAFNLLKEAKGVAVGMADLQDDDPDVYAMIQKADTLGTFQIESRAQMSMLPRMKPARFYDLVIEVAIVRPGPIQGDMVHPYLRRREGREKPDYPRPELRAVLEKTLGVPLFQEQAMKVAIVGAGFTAVEADQLRRAMATFKFTGGVSHFYDKLVEGMVSRGYPRDFAERTFKQIEGFGSYGFPESHAASFAKIAYASCWMKHHHPDVFCAALLNAQPMGFYAPAQVVRDAREHGVEVRPACINASRWDCTLEPTRGRYLAVRLGLRQVRGLANAHGAAIVAARGDAPFHSVEEVWRRAGVPRAAIERLAEADAFHALGEDRRQGLWKVKGLGEAPLPLFAAADAREASFSPEGLEPDVSLRPLTEGREVVEDYRALQLSLRAHPLAFLRQDLTRRGIVRCADLAHIKDGRHVEVAGIILVRQKPGSAKGVLFITIEDETGIANGILWPDRFEAQRRTVMSAAMIGMKGRVQREGLVIHVICDRIIDHGGLLAQVGQMDFPHATGRGDGARHAGSPDRGDAGWRPGPRDSYWPPHANGQDPEQVVRIKSRDFH